One stretch of Trichocoleus desertorum ATA4-8-CV12 DNA includes these proteins:
- a CDS encoding superoxide dismutase, with protein sequence MAFELPPLPYDYNALEPYISARTLEFHHDKHHAGYVTNLNKFTQDTELADKSLEEVIKATFKNPDKVGVFNNAAQVWNHTFFWHSLKPSGGGSPSGALSDKINADFGSFDKFVEEFKNAATTQFGSGWAWLALDNGTLKVTKTPNAENPIAHGQTPLLTLDVWEHAYYLDYQNRRPDFIQAFLENVVNWDFVSQNLAAAA encoded by the coding sequence ATGGCTTTTGAACTTCCCCCCTTACCTTACGACTACAACGCGCTAGAGCCTTATATCTCGGCACGCACCCTAGAGTTCCACCACGACAAGCACCACGCAGGTTACGTGACTAACCTGAACAAGTTCACTCAAGACACGGAGCTGGCTGACAAATCGCTTGAAGAAGTGATCAAAGCCACCTTCAAAAACCCAGACAAAGTGGGTGTATTCAACAATGCCGCTCAAGTCTGGAACCACACCTTCTTCTGGCATAGCTTGAAGCCCAGTGGGGGTGGTTCTCCCAGCGGCGCTCTATCAGACAAAATCAATGCTGACTTCGGTAGCTTCGATAAGTTTGTCGAAGAGTTCAAGAATGCAGCGACCACTCAGTTTGGTAGCGGTTGGGCTTGGTTAGCCCTCGACAACGGCACCCTCAAGGTCACCAAGACCCCCAATGCCGAAAACCCGATCGCTCACGGCCAAACTCCCCTCCTAACCTTAGATGTTTGGGAGCACGCCTACTACCTCGACTACCAAAACCGTCGTCCTGACTTCATTCAAGCCTTTCTAGAAAACGTGGTGAACTGGGACTTCGTTTCTCAAAACTTGGCAGCAGCGGCTTAG
- the crtH gene encoding carotene isomerase, with the protein MPASNASPASLGQIAPGSSLSESTSGPTDFDSTEFDAIVIGSGIGGLVTATQLAAKGAQVLVLERYLIPGGSAGYFERAGYRFDVGASMIFGFGQQGTTNLLTRALQAVDMSLETIPDPVQIHYHLPDGLDLKVHRDYEKFLQELIAQFPHEREGIRQFYDECWKVFNCLNAMDLLSLEEPRYLTRVFFQHPFACLGLVKYLPQNVGDIARRYINDPALLRFIDMECYCWSVVPADKTPMINAGMVFSDRHYGGINYPKGGVGQIAQKLVEGLEKAGSRIQYKARVKQILMENDRAVGVELASGQVYRAKRIVSNATRWDTFEHLLPTDKMPVAEKKWQQRYQKSPSFLSLHLGVKAEALPTGTECHHILLEDWERMEDSQSTIFVSIPTLLDPDLAPPGHHIIHTFTPSWLEEWQGLSPSAYEEKKEAAAATLIQRLEKIFPQLGQMLDYQEVGTPRTHRRFLGRQDGTYGPIPRRKLLGLLGMPFNRTAVPGLYCVGDSTFPGQGLNAVAFSGFACAHRIAVDLKL; encoded by the coding sequence ATGCCTGCTTCCAACGCTTCTCCAGCTTCTTTGGGTCAAATTGCTCCGGGTTCCTCTCTCTCTGAGTCAACCTCCGGGCCAACAGACTTTGACAGTACAGAATTCGACGCGATCGTAATTGGCTCTGGCATTGGGGGTCTAGTTACGGCGACCCAACTGGCGGCCAAAGGAGCCCAAGTATTAGTTCTAGAGCGGTACCTGATTCCAGGGGGTAGTGCTGGATATTTTGAGCGGGCTGGGTATCGGTTTGATGTCGGAGCCTCAATGATCTTTGGGTTTGGTCAGCAAGGCACCACAAATCTGCTCACGCGAGCCTTGCAAGCAGTAGACATGAGCCTAGAAACGATTCCCGATCCGGTGCAAATTCACTATCACCTGCCCGATGGATTGGATCTAAAAGTTCATCGGGATTATGAGAAGTTTTTGCAAGAACTAATTGCTCAGTTTCCCCATGAGCGCGAGGGCATTCGGCAGTTTTATGATGAATGCTGGAAAGTATTCAACTGTCTCAATGCGATGGACTTGTTGTCGTTGGAAGAGCCTCGCTATCTGACCCGGGTGTTTTTCCAGCATCCTTTCGCTTGTTTAGGCTTGGTCAAGTATCTACCCCAAAACGTCGGAGATATTGCCCGCCGCTACATTAACGATCCGGCGCTGCTGAGATTTATCGATATGGAGTGTTACTGCTGGTCGGTGGTTCCAGCCGATAAAACTCCGATGATCAATGCAGGAATGGTGTTTAGCGATCGCCACTATGGCGGCATCAATTACCCCAAAGGTGGCGTGGGCCAAATTGCCCAAAAATTGGTAGAAGGCTTAGAGAAAGCGGGAAGTCGAATTCAGTACAAAGCTAGAGTCAAGCAGATCTTGATGGAGAATGACCGCGCGGTCGGTGTAGAACTCGCTTCTGGTCAGGTTTACCGAGCTAAACGAATCGTTTCTAATGCCACCCGCTGGGATACTTTCGAGCATTTACTCCCTACTGATAAAATGCCCGTTGCTGAGAAGAAGTGGCAACAACGCTATCAAAAATCTCCTAGTTTTCTTAGCTTGCATTTAGGGGTAAAAGCAGAAGCCTTGCCAACTGGCACGGAATGCCATCACATTCTGCTGGAAGACTGGGAGCGGATGGAGGATTCCCAAAGTACCATTTTTGTCTCGATCCCGACTTTGCTCGACCCTGACTTAGCGCCTCCAGGTCATCACATTATCCATACCTTCACTCCCAGTTGGCTAGAGGAATGGCAGGGATTATCCCCCAGCGCCTATGAAGAAAAGAAAGAAGCAGCCGCAGCAACTCTCATACAACGACTGGAGAAGATTTTTCCACAATTAGGTCAAATGCTGGACTACCAAGAAGTAGGCACCCCTCGAACTCACCGTCGCTTCTTGGGGCGGCAAGATGGCACCTATGGCCCCATTCCTAGGCGTAAATTGTTGGGCCTGTTGGGTATGCCCTTCAATCGCACAGCGGTGCCAGGTCTTTACTGTGTGGGCGACAGCACCTTTCCCGGACAAGGTCTCAATGCGGTCGCTTTCTCTGGCTTTGCCTGTGCCCATCGCATTGCCGTTGATTTGAAATTGTAA
- the upp gene encoding uracil phosphoribosyltransferase: MALQLRVYVPPHPLIKHWLAVARDVSTPPALFRSAMTELGRWLTYEAIRDWLPTVETTVETPLSPCAATFVNPEVPIVVVPVLRAGLALLDGAQALLPLASIYHLGFVRDEATLEANCYLNKLPEVFPPETHVLISEPMLATGGTIMATMAELTRRGVDPAFTRIISVVTAPTALQKLSTTYPSLTIYAAAIDEGVNSHGFIVPGLGDAGDRTFGT; the protein is encoded by the coding sequence ATGGCTTTGCAACTGCGAGTTTACGTTCCACCTCACCCTTTAATTAAGCATTGGCTAGCCGTAGCCCGTGATGTGTCTACCCCGCCTGCTCTCTTCCGCAGCGCTATGACAGAGCTAGGGCGCTGGCTAACCTACGAAGCGATTCGGGACTGGTTGCCTACGGTTGAAACCACGGTCGAAACTCCTCTAAGTCCTTGTGCCGCCACCTTTGTAAATCCAGAAGTACCCATTGTGGTGGTGCCAGTTTTGCGGGCAGGTCTAGCACTATTAGATGGAGCACAAGCATTGTTGCCCTTAGCCTCGATTTATCACTTGGGGTTTGTGCGAGATGAAGCCACGCTAGAAGCTAATTGCTATCTCAACAAGTTGCCAGAAGTATTTCCGCCCGAAACTCATGTCTTAATCAGTGAACCCATGCTGGCGACAGGGGGCACAATTATGGCAACAATGGCCGAGCTGACTCGCAGAGGCGTTGATCCAGCTTTTACCCGGATTATTTCTGTAGTGACGGCTCCCACAGCGCTACAAAAGCTCAGCACAACCTATCCCAGCTTGACGATCTATGCAGCTGCGATTGATGAAGGGGTTAATAGCCACGGCTTTATTGTGCCCGGACTGGGAGATGCAGGCGATCGCACCTTTGGCACCTAG
- a CDS encoding YggT family protein: protein MNPSIALLTNTLATFLQIYTVLLIIRILLSWFPTISWSDPPFSIVSQLTDPYLNLFRSFIPPLGGLDFSPILAIFLLQFLTGIFSSLQQSSVYGL from the coding sequence ATGAATCCCTCAATAGCGCTGCTAACCAATACCTTGGCTACTTTTCTGCAAATTTATACAGTTCTTTTGATTATTCGGATTCTTTTAAGCTGGTTTCCCACCATTAGCTGGTCTGATCCTCCCTTCTCAATCGTCAGCCAGCTCACCGATCCTTATCTCAACCTATTCCGCTCCTTCATCCCTCCCTTAGGTGGGCTCGACTTCTCACCTATTCTGGCGATCTTCCTGCTGCAATTTTTGACAGGTATTTTTAGCAGCTTGCAGCAAAGTTCTGTCTATGGCCTCTAA
- a CDS encoding shikimate dehydrogenase, whose translation MKLITGTTKLLGVIGDPIKHSLSPVMHNAAIAALGLDYVYVPLPVAPSDLATAIAGFAAIDLRGFSITIPHKQAIIPLLNQVSDVAQAIGAVNTVWRTEQGWSGTNTDVVGFLAPLKTYNRDWSQTTAVILGNGGAARAVVAGCAQLGCAAVKVVGRNRQKLAHFQQSWVNSPIPVELSIHSWQELPSLLPDAGLVVNSTPIGMHPHDEASPLEDAIATQMTQGAIAYDLIYTPSPTRFLRQAQQQGAIAIDGLEMLVQQGAAALEIWVGQTAPVEVMRQALRDYLGL comes from the coding sequence ATGAAGTTGATTACAGGTACAACTAAACTTTTGGGTGTAATCGGTGACCCAATCAAGCATTCTCTCTCACCCGTGATGCACAATGCCGCGATCGCCGCATTAGGGCTGGATTACGTTTATGTGCCTCTGCCCGTAGCGCCATCCGATTTAGCCACCGCGATCGCTGGATTTGCTGCCATTGATCTGCGCGGATTTAGCATCACGATTCCCCACAAGCAAGCCATTATTCCGTTGTTAAATCAGGTGTCGGACGTGGCTCAGGCGATTGGAGCTGTGAATACGGTTTGGCGCACGGAGCAGGGTTGGAGCGGCACCAACACGGATGTGGTCGGCTTTCTCGCTCCCCTCAAAACCTACAACCGCGATTGGAGCCAAACCACAGCGGTGATCTTAGGCAATGGAGGCGCGGCGCGGGCAGTCGTGGCGGGCTGTGCTCAGTTGGGTTGTGCGGCGGTGAAGGTGGTGGGGCGCAATCGCCAAAAGCTAGCCCACTTTCAACAAAGTTGGGTTAATTCTCCAATTCCAGTTGAGCTTTCGATTCATTCTTGGCAGGAGTTGCCCAGTTTGTTGCCTGATGCAGGTTTGGTTGTGAATAGTACGCCGATTGGGATGCACCCCCATGATGAGGCGTCACCCTTAGAAGACGCGATCGCAACTCAGATGACTCAGGGAGCGATCGCTTATGACTTGATCTATACGCCGAGTCCCACGCGGTTTTTGCGGCAGGCTCAACAGCAAGGGGCGATCGCGATCGATGGGTTGGAAATGTTGGTGCAGCAGGGGGCAGCGGCGCTAGAGATTTGGGTGGGGCAAACGGCTCCGGTGGAGGTGATGCGACAAGCATTGCGGGATTATTTGGGCTTGTAG
- a CDS encoding NAAT family transporter has protein sequence MQQLLAEVTATFLALLPIANPIGAVPLFYSLTALDSKAYRQKQARKTSLNVICVLIIFFLAGRLILEFFDLSLGVLRIAGGLLIAQTAWEMVTVRPRLTPPEREEVAEKEDISFTPMAVPMLSGPGAIGVVMGLSARSSQLLDHLGALIGILLLGGMIYFCLSVGDRVMARLGKSGVGAFNRVLGFFILAIAVQFIAEGTIALLKDSVPELFN, from the coding sequence ATGCAGCAACTTCTAGCTGAAGTCACCGCTACCTTTCTAGCCCTACTCCCCATTGCCAACCCCATTGGGGCTGTTCCTTTGTTCTATAGCTTAACGGCTTTAGATTCCAAAGCTTATCGTCAAAAGCAGGCTCGGAAAACCTCACTGAATGTGATTTGTGTCTTAATTATCTTTTTTCTAGCTGGGAGGCTGATTTTAGAATTTTTTGATCTTTCCTTAGGAGTCCTACGAATTGCTGGAGGCTTGCTAATTGCGCAGACGGCTTGGGAGATGGTAACTGTGCGACCTAGACTCACTCCCCCGGAACGAGAAGAAGTGGCGGAAAAAGAAGATATTTCGTTCACGCCAATGGCTGTACCCATGTTGAGCGGTCCGGGCGCGATTGGGGTGGTGATGGGGTTGTCAGCGAGATCCAGCCAGTTGCTGGACCACTTAGGCGCTCTAATCGGGATTTTGCTACTGGGGGGCATGATCTACTTCTGCCTTTCTGTGGGCGATCGCGTCATGGCCCGTCTAGGCAAAAGTGGCGTGGGCGCTTTTAACCGTGTTTTGGGATTTTTTATTTTGGCGATCGCGGTGCAGTTTATTGCCGAAGGTACAATCGCCCTGCTCAAAGATTCGGTTCCGGAGCTATTTAATTAG
- a CDS encoding FHA domain-containing protein, producing MTGAAPLRIQLSWSEPLTGEQRSPVLTVPIALGREFAQLPAQLGEQRVCRVALASDEISRFHALITLEPDGLVVTDQNSINGTLVNGVLHHRSFLANGDTIQIGPYAIAISFAVTPPAPASSPLTPLTPPSLAATQLPDPRFAVTELPSAGEAHLADESFPPPLFQNQQVSVQDLFATGLPVRESDYAAIGAGLGSFCWVDLLRICGVHSAQVITLGMEPQPYARYQRLCRNSQIPLHERLRSNSDSCPDNIWGWPSYALREAWHDLSRGHLTAALKYLWQVFAEPTFAETYTPRAANLFAALDREAKRIGWEEMFCYGRVRGIRKTNDGRYAIAYSRSTSQQRDHAFLVARYVQLATGYPAIQFLPDLQAYREQTKDFTSVVNAYEDHDHVYEHLEQQGGTVLIRGRGIVASRILQRLYEARQKNPNIAILHLMRSPKPEGNKFGTAQRHVENHYEFQPFNWPKACWSGELRVMLEQATPQERQGLLAAWGGTTTADRGDWRRIVEEGLSQGWYQITFGEVERVEADERDRPVTYIQEQNLKGQMRLEADFVIDATGLEAKVKTNPLLDDLVTQYSLPLNPLGRLSVANDFELVEMRNGRGRLYAAGAMILGGPYAAVDSFLGLQYAALCAVTDLVKMRAPSLQRLHPVRSLTQWFKWVIGRPPS from the coding sequence ATGACTGGGGCAGCACCACTACGAATTCAACTGAGCTGGTCAGAACCTCTAACGGGGGAGCAGCGATCGCCAGTGTTGACGGTGCCGATCGCCTTAGGACGAGAATTTGCCCAGTTGCCTGCTCAGCTTGGAGAACAGCGCGTCTGCCGCGTTGCCCTAGCCAGTGACGAAATTTCTCGGTTCCACGCCTTGATCACCTTAGAACCTGATGGGTTGGTGGTCACGGATCAAAACAGTATTAATGGCACGCTAGTAAATGGTGTATTGCATCACCGCAGTTTCTTGGCGAACGGCGACACGATCCAGATTGGCCCCTACGCGATCGCCATCTCCTTCGCCGTCACTCCTCCGGCACCTGCTTCGTCTCCTTTAACTCCTTTAACTCCACCGTCCCTAGCCGCAACTCAGTTACCCGATCCTCGCTTTGCTGTCACAGAGTTACCAAGTGCAGGAGAGGCCCATCTAGCGGATGAATCTTTTCCACCCCCTCTGTTTCAGAACCAGCAAGTCTCAGTACAGGATTTATTTGCGACAGGTTTACCTGTGCGAGAAAGCGACTATGCCGCGATTGGGGCTGGATTAGGAAGCTTTTGTTGGGTCGATTTGCTTCGGATCTGTGGAGTTCACTCGGCTCAAGTGATCACTTTAGGCATGGAACCCCAACCCTACGCTCGTTATCAACGTCTGTGCCGCAATTCCCAAATTCCTTTACACGAACGATTGCGCTCCAACTCTGATTCTTGCCCAGATAATATTTGGGGCTGGCCGAGTTATGCCTTGCGGGAAGCCTGGCACGACTTGAGCAGAGGCCATCTGACAGCAGCGCTGAAATATCTGTGGCAGGTGTTTGCAGAGCCAACTTTTGCTGAAACCTATACACCGCGAGCAGCGAATCTGTTTGCAGCCCTCGATCGCGAAGCTAAACGGATCGGGTGGGAGGAGATGTTTTGCTATGGACGGGTACGAGGGATTCGCAAAACTAATGATGGACGGTACGCGATCGCCTATTCTCGTTCGACCTCGCAGCAGCGGGACCATGCCTTTTTAGTCGCCCGCTATGTGCAACTTGCCACCGGATATCCTGCGATTCAGTTTTTGCCCGACTTGCAAGCCTATCGCGAGCAAACAAAAGACTTTACCTCGGTCGTGAATGCTTACGAAGATCACGATCACGTTTATGAGCATTTGGAACAGCAAGGCGGCACCGTCTTGATTCGGGGTCGCGGGATTGTCGCATCGCGCATTTTGCAACGGCTCTACGAAGCTCGGCAAAAAAATCCCAACATTGCAATTCTGCATTTGATGCGATCGCCCAAGCCTGAAGGCAATAAGTTTGGCACCGCTCAACGCCACGTCGAGAACCATTACGAGTTTCAACCGTTTAATTGGCCGAAAGCTTGTTGGAGCGGGGAACTACGAGTCATGCTAGAGCAAGCTACTCCCCAAGAGCGCCAAGGTCTCTTAGCTGCTTGGGGCGGCACCACCACAGCCGACCGGGGAGATTGGCGGCGCATTGTCGAAGAGGGACTGAGCCAAGGTTGGTATCAAATCACCTTTGGAGAAGTGGAACGGGTAGAAGCAGATGAGCGCGATCGCCCTGTGACTTACATTCAAGAACAAAACTTGAAGGGGCAAATGCGGCTGGAAGCAGATTTTGTCATTGATGCTACGGGGTTGGAAGCCAAAGTCAAAACGAACCCACTTTTAGATGATTTGGTGACGCAGTACAGTTTGCCGCTGAATCCATTGGGTCGCTTGAGCGTGGCTAATGATTTTGAGTTGGTCGAAATGCGGAATGGTCGAGGTCGCCTGTATGCAGCAGGAGCAATGATTCTGGGTGGTCCCTATGCGGCGGTCGATAGTTTCTTGGGGTTGCAATACGCGGCTCTCTGCGCGGTGACAGATTTAGTGAAAATGCGCGCTCCCAGTCTGCAACGCTTACATCCAGTCCGATCGCTGACTCAGTGGTTCAAGTGGGTGATTGGGCGACCTCCCTCTTAG
- a CDS encoding FHA domain-containing protein, whose product MYEITLAWTEGEQAETKTLHPWQASKQPGAIRIGRDPERCDWVLSHPTVSGLHVEIIFQPEQNQFYLRNLRAQNPPFVDGSRLEQGEVALQVGSKIGLGQLELYVTAIAPIKTTVLLSPQLPTLIPTLSSPLVPTAPPALSTYGLQCPKCHQTSRYEYLQSGCPWCGTSLAAAASVILSPR is encoded by the coding sequence ATGTATGAAATCACATTAGCTTGGACGGAAGGGGAGCAAGCAGAAACTAAAACGTTGCATCCCTGGCAGGCCAGTAAACAACCCGGAGCGATTCGCATTGGTCGCGATCCAGAGCGCTGTGATTGGGTACTGTCGCATCCCACTGTCTCAGGGTTGCACGTCGAGATCATCTTTCAGCCAGAGCAAAACCAGTTTTATCTCCGAAATCTCCGTGCCCAGAACCCACCCTTTGTAGATGGCTCCCGCTTAGAGCAAGGGGAAGTGGCGCTGCAAGTGGGTAGCAAGATTGGGTTAGGTCAATTAGAGCTATACGTGACCGCGATCGCCCCCATCAAAACTACAGTTCTTTTATCTCCTCAGCTTCCTACCCTAATTCCTACCCTCTCTAGCCCCTTGGTTCCCACTGCTCCGCCCGCTCTCTCAACCTATGGCCTTCAGTGTCCTAAGTGTCATCAGACCTCACGCTACGAGTACCTCCAGTCAGGTTGCCCTTGGTGTGGGACTTCCTTAGCAGCGGCAGCCAGTGTCATACTGTCGCCAAGGTAA
- a CDS encoding acetolactate synthase large subunit → MNTAELLVKCLENEGVRYVFGLPGEENLHMLEALSHSSIQFITTRHEQGAAFMADVYGRLTGQAGVCLSTLGPGATNLMTGVADANLDRAPLVAITGQVGTDRMHIESHQYLDLVAMFAPVTKWNAQIVRPSNTPEIVRKAFKIAESEKPGAVHIDLPENIAAMTAPGQALSKCSMEKVYASFHSIEQAAAAISAAKNPIILVGNGTIRADASEALTKFATELNIPVANTFMGKGVIPYTHPLALWSVGLQLRDYISCGFDRADLVIAIGYDLIEYSPKKWNPNGTIPIVHIGQTTAEVDSSYMPIADVVGDISDSLQEILKRSNRQGQPEPYAISLRAEIQADYEQYAKDDGFPIKPQKIVYDLRQIMGPEDVVISDVGAHKMWMARHYHCDRPNTCIISNGFAAMGIAIPGAIAAKLVHPDRKVVAVTGDGGFMMNCQELETALRVGTAFVTIIFNDGGYGLIEWKQQNYYGHSAFVKFTNPDFVKLAESMGLKGYRVESATDLIPTLKTALAQDVPAVIDCPVDYSENLRFTQKAGDLSCAM, encoded by the coding sequence ATCAACACCGCCGAACTGTTGGTTAAATGCCTCGAAAACGAAGGCGTTCGCTACGTGTTTGGCCTACCTGGTGAAGAAAACCTTCACATGTTGGAAGCCTTAAGCCACTCTTCGATTCAGTTCATCACCACGCGGCATGAGCAGGGCGCTGCTTTTATGGCAGACGTGTATGGTCGCTTAACGGGGCAAGCGGGCGTTTGCCTTTCCACCCTCGGTCCTGGAGCCACCAACCTAATGACTGGCGTGGCCGATGCTAATCTGGATCGCGCTCCGCTAGTAGCCATTACTGGGCAAGTTGGCACCGATCGCATGCACATCGAGTCACACCAATATCTCGACTTGGTAGCTATGTTTGCGCCCGTGACCAAGTGGAACGCCCAAATTGTTCGCCCTAGCAATACTCCAGAAATTGTCCGCAAAGCGTTCAAGATTGCTGAAAGTGAGAAACCGGGTGCCGTTCACATCGATCTACCAGAAAATATTGCTGCTATGACGGCCCCAGGCCAAGCCCTGTCGAAGTGCTCGATGGAGAAAGTCTACGCTTCATTCCACAGCATTGAGCAAGCTGCCGCCGCGATTTCTGCCGCCAAGAATCCCATTATTCTGGTTGGGAATGGCACGATTCGAGCCGACGCTAGTGAAGCGTTAACCAAGTTTGCCACCGAACTGAATATTCCTGTGGCTAATACCTTCATGGGCAAAGGGGTGATTCCTTACACGCATCCTTTAGCTTTGTGGTCAGTGGGGTTACAACTACGCGACTATATTAGTTGTGGTTTCGATCGCGCTGACTTAGTGATTGCGATCGGCTACGACTTGATTGAATATTCACCCAAGAAGTGGAACCCCAACGGCACGATTCCGATTGTGCATATTGGGCAAACCACCGCAGAAGTTGATAGCAGTTACATGCCGATCGCCGATGTGGTCGGGGATATTTCTGACTCCCTCCAAGAAATCTTGAAGCGCTCTAACCGCCAAGGCCAGCCAGAGCCTTATGCCATCAGCTTACGAGCAGAGATCCAGGCAGACTATGAGCAGTACGCCAAGGATGATGGTTTTCCGATCAAGCCGCAGAAAATAGTCTACGATTTGCGGCAAATCATGGGGCCAGAGGACGTTGTGATCTCCGATGTGGGCGCACACAAGATGTGGATGGCGCGTCACTACCACTGCGATCGCCCCAACACCTGCATTATCTCTAACGGTTTTGCCGCAATGGGCATTGCCATTCCAGGCGCGATCGCGGCTAAGCTCGTGCATCCAGACCGGAAGGTAGTAGCGGTGACTGGAGATGGCGGCTTCATGATGAACTGCCAAGAGCTAGAAACCGCACTGCGAGTCGGCACCGCTTTTGTCACGATTATTTTTAATGATGGTGGCTATGGCTTGATCGAATGGAAGCAACAAAACTATTACGGCCATTCTGCCTTTGTGAAATTCACCAATCCTGACTTTGTGAAGCTAGCTGAAAGTATGGGCTTAAAAGGCTACCGAGTTGAATCTGCAACCGATCTGATTCCGACCTTAAAAACTGCCTTAGCTCAGGATGTGCCAGCGGTAATTGATTGCCCAGTAGACTACAGCGAGAATCTACGCTTTACCCAAAAAGCCGGAGATCTAAGTTGTGCGATGTAG
- a CDS encoding NAD-dependent succinate-semialdehyde dehydrogenase translates to MGLATINPATGETLKTFEPLTDAELEAKLQQADQAFHEYRKTAIAQRAEWMQAAAQILETNKEHFGKIMTLEMGKTLKSAIAEVEKCAWVCRYYAENAAEFLADVPAQTDASQSFVRYQPIGAVLAVMPWNFPFWQVFRFAAPALMVGNVGLLKHASNVPQCALAIQDIFDKAGFPPGVFQTLLIGSDRVAAIVADDRVKAAALTGSEHAGASLASACGKQIKKTVLELGGSDPFIVLESADLEAAVTTAVTARLLNNGQSCIAGKRFIIAEAIADEFERRLVEKYQALKVGDPMELDTDIGPLATPDILQDLDHQVQACLEQGARAPVGGHSIKERPGNFYAPTILTDFPPGTPADQEEFFGPVALLFRVKDIDEAIRLANSTSFGLGASAWTQVADEASRLIEELDAGAVFINGLVKSDPRLPFGGIKRSGYGRELGIQGIHEFVNIKTVWVK, encoded by the coding sequence ATGGGACTCGCAACGATTAACCCAGCCACAGGAGAGACACTTAAGACATTTGAACCCCTGACAGACGCAGAATTAGAAGCCAAACTTCAGCAAGCAGACCAAGCCTTTCACGAATATCGAAAAACTGCGATCGCTCAACGGGCGGAGTGGATGCAAGCCGCCGCTCAGATTTTGGAGACGAATAAAGAGCATTTTGGCAAAATCATGACCCTGGAAATGGGCAAAACTCTCAAGTCAGCGATCGCTGAGGTAGAGAAATGTGCCTGGGTCTGTCGCTACTACGCGGAAAATGCCGCAGAATTTTTGGCAGATGTGCCCGCTCAAACGGATGCCAGCCAAAGCTTTGTGCGCTACCAACCTATTGGGGCCGTGCTCGCGGTGATGCCGTGGAATTTCCCCTTTTGGCAGGTCTTTCGCTTTGCGGCTCCAGCGCTAATGGTAGGCAATGTTGGCTTGCTCAAACATGCCTCAAACGTACCGCAGTGCGCCTTAGCCATCCAAGACATTTTTGACAAAGCGGGTTTTCCGCCTGGGGTTTTCCAAACTTTACTGATTGGTTCCGATCGCGTTGCCGCTATTGTGGCGGACGACCGCGTCAAAGCCGCTGCACTGACAGGTAGCGAGCATGCTGGTGCTAGCCTCGCCTCTGCTTGCGGAAAACAAATCAAGAAAACTGTGCTGGAGCTAGGTGGTAGTGACCCCTTTATTGTCTTAGAAAGTGCTGATTTAGAGGCTGCCGTAACCACCGCTGTCACTGCGCGCCTCCTGAACAACGGCCAATCTTGTATCGCTGGCAAGCGCTTTATTATTGCTGAGGCGATCGCCGATGAGTTTGAGCGCCGCTTAGTCGAGAAGTATCAAGCGCTGAAAGTGGGCGATCCAATGGAACTCGACACCGATATTGGCCCCTTGGCTACCCCCGACATTCTGCAAGACTTAGACCATCAGGTGCAAGCTTGTCTAGAACAAGGTGCAAGAGCCCCAGTCGGTGGGCATTCTATAAAAGAGCGCCCTGGCAACTTTTACGCTCCGACAATCCTTACCGACTTTCCCCCCGGTACTCCTGCTGACCAAGAGGAGTTTTTTGGTCCGGTGGCACTGCTATTTCGGGTGAAAGATATCGATGAGGCCATTCGCCTCGCTAATAGCACTTCTTTTGGCTTGGGAGCCAGTGCTTGGACCCAAGTAGCAGACGAAGCAAGCCGCCTGATCGAAGAACTAGACGCGGGTGCTGTATTTATTAACGGACTAGTCAAATCCGATCCACGTCTCCCTTTTGGCGGCATCAAGCGATCGGGATATGGGCGAGAGTTGGGCATTCAGGGCATTCACGAATTCGTCAATATCAAAACCGTTTGGGTGAAATGA